From Myotis daubentonii chromosome 15, mMyoDau2.1, whole genome shotgun sequence, one genomic window encodes:
- the CDH11 gene encoding cadherin-11, producing MKENYCLQAALVCLGVLCHSQAFSTERRSHLRPSFHGHHEKGKEGQVLQRSKRGWVWNQFFVIEEYTGPDPVLVGRLHSDIDSGDGNIKYILSGEGAGTIFVIDDKSGNIHATKTLDREERAQYTLMAQAVDRDTNRPLEPPSEFIVKVQDINDNPPEFLHETYHANVPERSNVGTSVIQVTASDADDPTYGNSAKLVYSILEGQPYFSVEAQTGIIRTALPNMDREAKEEYHVVIQAKDMGGHMGGLSGTTKVTITLTDVNDNPPKFPQSVYQMSVSEAAVPGEEVGRVKAKDPDIGENGLVAYTIVDGDGMELFEITTDYDTQEGVVKLKKPVDFETKRAYSLKVEAANVHIDPKFISNGPFKDTVTIKIAVEDADEPPMFLAPSYIHEVQENAAAGTVVGRVHAKDPDAANSPIRYSIDRHTDLDRFFTINPEDGFIKTTKPLDREETAWLNISVFAAEIHNRHQEAKVPVSIRVLDVNDNPPKFAAPYEGFICESDQNKPLSNQPIVTISADDKDDTANGPRFIFSLPPEIIHNPNFTVIDNRDNTAGVYARHGGFSRQKQDLYLLPIVISDGGIPPMSSTNTLTIRVCGCDVNGALLSCNAEAYILNAGLSTGALIAILACIVILLVIVVLFVTLRRQKKEPLIVFEEEDVRENIITYDDEGGGEEDTEAFDIATLQNPDGINGFIPRKDIKPEYQYMPRPGLRPAPNSVDVDDFINTRIQEADNDPTAPPYDSIQIYGYEGRGSVAGSLSSLESATTDSDLDYDYLQNWGPRFKKLADLYGSKDTFDDDS from the exons cTTCATTCCGATATTGACTCTGGTGATGGGAACATTAAATACATTCTCTCAGGTGAAGGGGCCGGAACCATTTTTGTGATTGATGACAAATCAGGGAACATTCACGCTACCAAGACATTGGACCGCGAGGAGAGAGCCCAGTACACACTGATGGCTCAGGCAGTGGACAGGGACACCAACCGGCCGCTGGAGCCACCGTCCGAGTTCATCGTCAAGGTCCAGGACATTAATGACAACCCTCCCGAGTTCCTGCACGAGACCTATCATGCCAACGTGCCCGAGAGGTCCAACGTGG GCACGTCAGTGATCCAGGTGACGGCCTCAGATGCAGATGACCCCACCTACGGAAACAGCGCCAAGCTGGTGTACAGCATCCTCGAAGGACAGCCCTACTTCTCGGTGGAGGCACAGACAG GTATCATCAGAACAGCCCTTCCCAACATGGACAGGGAAGCCAAGGAGGAGTACCACGTGGTGATCCAGGCCAAGGACATGGGCGGACACATGGGTGGACTCTCAGGGACAACCAAAGTGACGATCACGCTGACCGATGTCAACGACAACCCACCAAAGTTTCCGCAGA gCGTGTACCAGATGTCTGTGTCAGAGGCAGCGGTCCCCGGGGAGGAAGTCGGGAGAGTGAAGGCCAAAGACCCGGACATCGGTGAAAACGGCTTAGTCGCATACACTATTGTTGATGGAGACGGTATGGAACTGTTTGAAATCACAACAGACTATGACACACAGGAGGGCGTGGTGAAGCTGAAAAAG CCCGTAGATTTCGAAACCAAGAGAGCATACAGCCTGAAGGTGGAGGCAGCCAACGTGCACATCGACCCCAAATTCATCAGCAACGGGCCTTTCAAGGACACGGTGACAATCAAGATCGCAGTGGAAGATGCTGACGAGCCCCCCATGTTCTTGGCCCCAAGTTACATCCATGAAGTCCAAGAAAACGCAGCCGCTGGCACCGTGGTTGGGAGAGTCCATGCCAAAGACCCCGATGCTGCCAACAGCCCGATAAG GTATTCAATTGATCGGCATACTGACCTGGACAGGTTTTTCACTATTAATCCAGAGGATGGTTTTATTAAAACTACAAAACCTCTGGACAGAGAGGAAACCGCCTGGCTCAACATCTCTGTTTTTGCGGCAGAAATCC ACAACCGGCATCAGGAAGCCAAAGTCCCCGTGTCCATCAGGGTCCTGGATGTCAACGATAACCCTCCCAAGTTCGCTGCCCCTTACGAAGGCTTCATCTGTGAGAGTGATCAGAACAAGCCACTTTCTAACCAG CCAATTGTTACAATTAGTGCAGATGACAAGGATGACACAGCCAATGGACCAAGATTTATCTTCAGTCTGCCTCCTGAAATCATTCACAATCCAAACTTCACAGTCATAGACAACAGAG aTAACACCGCGGGGGTGTATGCCCGGCATGGGGGCTTCAGTCGGCAGAAGCAGGATCTGTACCTCCTTCCCATCGTGATCAGCGATGGTGGCATCCCACCCATGAGTAGCACCAACACCCTCACCATCAGGGTCTGCGGGTGCGACGTGAACGGGGCGCTGCTCTCCTGCAACGCCGAGGCCTACATCCTGAACGCCGGCCTGAGCACAGGCGCGCTCATCGCCATCCTGGCCTGCATCGTCATTCTCCTGG TCATCGTGGTGTTGTTTGTGAccctgaggaggcagaagaaagaGCCACTCATCGTCTTTGAAGAAGAAGACGTCCGGGAGAACATCATCACCTACGAcgatgaagggggaggggaggaagacacGGAGGCCTTTGATATCGCCACCCTCCAGAATCCCGACGGCATCAACGGGTTTATCCCGCGCAAAGACATCAAGCCCGAGTACCAGTACATGCCTAGACCCGGGCTCCGGCCAGCGCCCAACAGCGTGGACGTTGACGACTTCATCAACACGAGAATACAGGAGGCGGACAATGACCCCACCGCCCCGCCCTATGACTCCATCCAAATCTACGGCTACGAAGGCCGGGGCTCCGTGGCCGGGTCCCTGAGCTCCCTGGAGTCGGCCACCACAGATTCAGACTTGGACTATGACTACCTACAGAACTGGGGACCTCGTTTTAAGAAACTAGCGGACTTGTACGGTTCCAAAGACACTTTTGACGACGACTCTTAA